In one window of Brassica rapa cultivar Chiifu-401-42 chromosome A07, CAAS_Brap_v3.01, whole genome shotgun sequence DNA:
- the LOC103828450 gene encoding protein HEAT-INDUCED TAS1 TARGET 4, which translates to MRKEGKGIHQTASFPLSSNPTPCTPPCVSLRRFLELSINHYAIFLRVSLSFPSQELSQLQKMSHECHPDCQRSMASKEEHDSAERAATVAANLISATRHVLNLDRKMTEYSAQFLVDNALRKKKPGKTEAELEEMEKQQQRRAKITVKDCLECAFKEGIPKRESWAHLGCVSPVPAFAYFMPRVPMKGKVIEVKNLEDAIKLTKRHLIAAKLLVFSPEIDHVGNGVYVGPSGAVGESRYVGLRDVILCGEEKFEGDDVMNVQICYKKRTSIIKVSLTRMVATLALADEGDESQTIEPLGLLVDFVVPCIFK; encoded by the exons ATGAGAAAAGAAGGAAAAGGCATTCACCAAACGGCCTCGTTTCCATTAAGTAGCAATCCGACGCCGTGTACGCCACCGTGCGTTAGTCTGCGTAGGTTTCTAGAACTTTCTATAAATCACTACGCTATCTTCTTGCGAGTGTCACTCTCCTTTCCTTCTCAG GAATTAAGTCAATTGCAGAAGATGTCTCACGAGTGTCATCCCGACTGCCAGCGATCAATGGCTTCCAAAGAAGAGCATG ATTCAGCTGAGAGAGCTGCCACGGTAGCAGCCAATCTGATCAGCGCTACGAGGCACGTACTCAATCTGGACCGTAAGATGACCGAGTACTCGGCTCAGTTCCTGGTGGACAACGCTCTCCGCAAGAAGAAACCGGGGAAGACCGAGGCCGAGCttgaagagatggagaagcaaCAGCAGCGACGGGCCAAGATCACTGTCAAGGACTGCCTCGAGTGCGCTTTCAAGGAAGGGATACCGAAGAGAGAGAGCTGGGCGCATTTGGGATGTGTCTCCCCTGTTCCTGCGTTTGCTTATTTCATGCCTCGTGTGCCCATGAAAGGGAAAGTGATCGAGGTTAAGAACCTTGAGGACGCGATTAAGTTGACGAAGCGTCATCTGATAGCAGCGAAGCTTCTTGTGTTCAGTCCTGAGATTGATCATGTTGGAAAT GGAGTTTACGTTGGGCCATCAGGTGCTGTTGGTGAATCACGTTACGTGGGACTCAGAGACGTGATCCTATGTGGAGAGGAGAAGTTCGAGGGAGATGATGTTATGAATGTGCAGATATGCTACAAGAAGAGGACTTCGATCATCAAAGTGTCTTTGACTCGCATGGTTGCCACACTAGCGCTGGCGGATGAAGGAGACGAGTCTCAGACCATTGAGCCGTTGGGTCTTCTCGTTGACTTCGTCGTCCCTTGCATATTCAAGTAA
- the LOC108869040 gene encoding uncharacterized protein LOC108869040 yields MDNSVRISSSVLRSSNLCLINHRSSSSSRFLCSQRNPDESPENNNGDNRSSRDWDKAWKSFKKQSKKTFFSQFNVDKYVTWNPPRSEFPLSEEVDPIKRTERSNLMLWTSPKFTLVGAIVIVSFLLLYTILAPVK; encoded by the exons ATGGACAATTCTGTTCGAATCTCCTCCTCCGTCTTAAGATCATCCAATCTCTGTCTGATAAATCATAGATCCTCATCTTCCTCTAGATTCCTCTGCTCCCAAAGAAACCCCGACGAATCTCCCGAAAACAACAACG GTGATAATAGATCGTCGAGGGATTGGGACAAAGCGTGGAAGAGTTTCAAGAAACAAAGCAAGAAGACGTTCTTCTCTCAGTTCAACGTTGACAAGTACGTGACGTGGAATCCTCCGAGATCGGAGTTTCCATTGTCGGAAGAAGTTGATCCTATCAAAAGAACAGAGAGATCCAATCTCATGCTTTGGACAAGTCCAAAGTTTACATTAGTTGGAGCCATCGTCATTGTCTCATTCCTCCTTCTCTACACCATTCTTGCACCTGTCAAGTGA